The DNA window CCggctcctcctgctgctgctccctGTTTTTGCCCTTGACGCCCCACGGCCCAGTAACCAGACGATTGAAGCCCGACAACGCCATGTTCGGTATATGCGTGCGCGTCTCGATCTTCCCGGCGCCAACGTTGTTCACCGCGATCAGGTAGACGGGCGGGACGTCCGGGTCGCGGGCTGGACGAAGCGGCGCAGGGATCCAAGCTTCGTTATTATACGACTCCTTCCGGTTCCTATCGTGTCGAAGCGGTAATGGCCGGGACAGAAGGACGTCATCTAGCTTTGAGctgtcgagaagaagaccgggCGTGTGCACATACAGCACGCTGTCATACTGCATGAACTGGTTCTGGCCCAGCCGGAGCAGCTTCGAGTCCGTAGGCTCGAATCCCTCCCTCGTGGCGGCGGTCATGTCAATGGGCAGGAGCCAGATATCATATTTTAGGCTTGCGGCGCGCAGAATGGATagcgccgcggcggcgggtcTGCCGAGTTTATTATGCGTGGCCTTCCGGTCCCATTCTTCGGGGTACATGAACAGACGGTCTTGGATGGCGGTGCTGTTGGTCGCGAGTtgcttgaagaagagaacggcGGAGCAGATATTGGATGGGTCGGGCTCAGAGAGGAGTTGGAGGTAGGCGTAGTTGCCCGTGGAGGAACTGGGGCGATGATCTTGCGAGTTTCTATCTCGGTCTTGTAGGATGTCCGGATCGCTCGCTAATGCTGATGAATCTGATAGCCCGCGTTTGTGGAATGTAGATCCGCCTCCC is part of the Penicillium psychrofluorescens genome assembly, chromosome: 4 genome and encodes:
- a CDS encoding uncharacterized protein (ID:PFLUO_006015-T1.cds;~source:funannotate) codes for the protein MVLLTSSTVSAIVSMGVVCMFTLALFLAGYTLQQQSVKNIQHAMRVVPDNAPVAGLKGGGSTFHKRGLSDSSALASDPDILQDRDRNSQDHRPSSSTGNYAYLQLLSEPDPSNICSAVLFFKQLATNSTAIQDRLFMYPEEWDRKATHNKLGRPAAAALSILRAASLKYDIWLLPIDMTAATREGFEPTDSKLLRLGQNQFMQYDSVLYVHTPGLLLDSSKLDDVLLSRPLPLRHDRNRKESYNNEAWIPAPLRPARDPDVPPVYLIAVNNVGAGKIETRTHIPNMALSGFNRLVTGPWGVKGKNREQQQEEPGYVYFESDADGRVKWSGNPLFGTWRAQQAEVCDGLDLDSDWRDEQ